A window of Nicotiana sylvestris chromosome 8, ASM39365v2, whole genome shotgun sequence genomic DNA:
ccaaaatcaatatccctgtccggtagtatgcccgacaggtctacaggaaacacatcgggaaaatccctcacaactggaatagaatcaatactgggagtcttagCTCCTacatctctcacaaaggctagatacgaaagacaacccttcccaaccatacactgggccttcaagaatgagataaCTCTACTAGGGACGTAATCAAttacacctcgccactcaatccatggcacacccggtatagccaaagtgactatcttagcatgacagtccagatagcacaacacagagataaccaatccatgcccaaaatgacatcgaaatccaccatatacaataataaaagatcttcACGGgtatccagacccccaatagtcaccacacacgatcggtacacacagtctacaacaacaatatcgcccaccGAGTAGATACATAAACATGTGAAGCAAGAgtctcacggggcgtacccaaataacgagcaaagtatgatgacatataagaaaaggtggaactgggatcaaataatatagaggcatctccatggcagactgaaacaatacctgtgataacaacatcggaagcaataacatcaggtctagctggaagtgcataaaaacgggcctggctgccacctgatcgacctccccctctgggacggcctctagctgactgaccccacccctagctggctgggcgggtggtagTGAAGTGACTGGTGTTGAAGTCGATGACtaacccctctactgagatggaCCCACaaaacgacgaggacactgcctccacatatgacacatctctccacactcaaaacaactctcaggtgctggagaaggggattgaagggaacccctagcaccggaatagctagcagatgcacctagcataaaagagccctgaactgatagagcacgggatgatctctaagctggaagggcactaagtgatgactggccctgatgagaactgtgagaaccatgaacCAGCggtgccccacgataacctgggcgaacTGGCTGAGTAGGCCTGAATGGATGGCCTTTGCCGTACTagaactgacctctcgaaggagcaccactatagctaccagatcctcgaggcctcttggcctccctctcctctcgctcctagagacgaacaaactcaatctcatgggcaatatccacaacctcctcgaaagtagcaccagacaccctctccctggtcatgagtatacagagctgataagtgaggccatcaacaaacctcctaatcctctatctatctgtcggaaccaaccaaatggtATAACGAGCTAACTtggagaacctcaactcatactgcgacacggtcatctcgccatgatgcaaccactcaaactgcctacgcaactcctctctaaaagactgcagcacatacttctccaggaagagaacagagaactgctgccaggtaagaggTGTTGCATTAACAAGCCTACACctttcaaaatcctcccaccaagtgaatgCAGCTCcgaaaaactgataagtagtgaaagcgaccccgttggtctccaaaatacctgtCGTACGAAGCATTCtctggcacttatctaagaaaccatGGGCATCCTTGCCATCTGCACCACTGAATATCGGAGGCTGAAgtataccaaacctctccaacctgcgctgctTGTCCTCTGGCATggaaggaactacatagtcctgagcagctaatatgaaggtttgagatgtgtcttacatggttggtgaaaaggttctgttgaaggtttcacccatagaagggctttatgagatttgggaagataGGAAAATTGAGtttgcggttcattgggccttttgaggtgctccggaggattagggaggtggcttatgagcttgctttgtcacccagcttgtcgagtgtgcatccggtatttcatgtttctatgctccagaagtaaaTTGGGggtccgtctcatgttctggatttcagcacggttcagttggatggtgatttgacctatgatatggagccagtagctattttggtcCGTTatgttagaaagttgaggtcaaaggatatagcttcagtgaaagtgtagtagagaggtcggcccgtggaggtagagaaggctacttgggagaccgagcaagagatgcggagcagatatactCACctattggggaaactagggcttggaaacttagacctttgcttgaggatttgaaggaccatttgaggtcggattttagaacttttgatatgtatggactcgtgggaagataaggaacctattgatgtaaaaattatcaaattccgagatgtgggtccggggtcgaattttggtaatttcgggatttgtgccgtattttaattatttttgcttgggcttcgttcccttagcatattttgatgtcgtgattttgattttggatataCTCGACGCGagcggaggccgattcgaggggcaaagatgTTGCGGGCTaaagatttgaccggttcgaggtgagtaatgattgtaaatgatgttctgagggttcgaaacttcgaattgcacatcgtagtgctatattaaggtgacgcatACGCTTGATGACCAGCAtgaggtcgtgcactgttgggaatTATGATTTATTCCGTCCCGAATGAccattttaccgcgtatttgactgaaatctatttgctatcatcatgatttgggctgaatgccatatttgggccttgtgccaactatttgaacccttcggggatttatattgatatttcctcactattttgactttatacttgaacttaatCATGATATTTTCCACtttttttcatactcagccatgtttactctgttttaatacttaaatgatattggGCTGAGAATCGTCGTTTTACTACTGcccaagtggcttgtgaggatttttgaccgagtaagaccgagggcctatgttgtaaggaaatattgattgatatgaggtcgagggcttattgatgatgccacgagatggcttgatattgcacttgagccgtaaggggcccctccaggagtctgcacacccccagtgagcgcgggtacccattgtgatatgagattgagcccgaggggctggtattgttctaagatgttTCCCGAGGGgaaaacctttatgtgtttatctttcttaagtGCTTGTCATTATCTGTTTAATTATTGAAAAGGTATTTCtaaagtttaaactgaacttaaatgATTATTCGCATTTTTACTGATTCAttgttttaatggttttactgcttcatcaTAGCATGTGTTGTGCCTTACGTGAtatcctgctttcagtctttatttatgaatattactcactgagtcggagtactcacattagtCCCTGCATCCCATGtccagattcaggcgtagctggtcccactcccgagtgctgatctttccggctcaggcggatccgaggagtctctaggtagatGCCAACGTTcacagcccggagctcttccctatcttatttcttcatgttcttagtttctaTATTAAACTTtgtagtttgatttggagtatcccggattgtttagatgctcataactagtgacaccccggtatcggattgtgttgggttgtattccgcaaattatacTATTATCTGCTTAAACTGTGGTTATTTAATCATGCTTTAGACTGTTTTCTTactgtttaactgtttaaaaattgaattgggaATGATTGGTTGACCTTgtattcacgagaggcgccatcacgaccgggtcggggtttaggatcgtgacaataattttttataattaaatatgaTATTAAATAATAATTTGGGTGCTTAATTGAACATGAATTAATTACTTTGTATGATTAAATAAGAATATTTAAAACACATATTTAATTAATGCATGGAAATAATTTTAATTAGACGTTATTGTATTAAATAAATTTAATTTAATGTATGTGATTTTATGtctcccttttttatttttaattagaaaattaattgAAGTCGTCATCGTTGTCATCTTGATTTTATACGTATTGCACAAAGTATGTATTGTCAATTAGTACAATTTATATAAGGTAAACTATTTATTGATTCTAAACTCTTAAATATTAATATTTTCTACCTATtttaataaggaaagatttaatatataaaattttaattgattcaaagtcctaaatattagaaaactAACCAAAGTTACAAATTTGTCCATTGAAATAGTTATTTTTAAGGgtaaaaggcgaacgacatttacTATTTTATGGCCgtgtaatatgatagaaataaattatatatattttaccgAATAAAATAATTTGGtatatatttgtttttctttttccgaATCACACCTCGTCCTCCTTTTCGTTTAGCCAAACATATATTAATATATagcataagtatatatatatatatatatatatatatatatatatatatatatatatataatttttacaataaaAAAAGACTCCTATAGCTAAAAGGATTGCAAAGTGCTAGTACGTTTCCTAATATGACATTAGGAATTGAAAGTGTTCCATCCAAAGATTTTTACATGTTAACGAAACATAAATTTTTTTACAGTATGTTATATTATATAGctcaaataaggaaggatttgGTCCACAATCTTTAATTTGATTTTGAAGTCCTAAATTTTAGGGAATGAATTAAATAACTatttctaaatattagaaaaataattaattattgttTTGTCCAATATAAACTTAATTatttaagggtaaaaaaggcgaacgatattttgataaggaccttcgtgcttttaatatagtatagatatagattattCTTATAGCtatattttcagattttttagtgtgtattcgatgtatttaagatactgtattcatgaatataataGTATTTCTCGGCGTGAAATAGGAAATTATAGCTAGACAGAtttttgtattcgactgtattcatggcgtgaaacagtaatgacccgactggtcgttttgcgcAATTGCGTCTGATTCGATAGTTTGAGGTTTCGAACAGCTTCGCATTATgtatatcgacttgtgtgcatggttgaattcagttttCGGATGAATCAGAATTGAACTAGAAGAAAGaacctagttttggaagtttaaacagTGAAAATTTGCCCGGAATTGGACTTTTAAGTAAATGGCCCCGTAATGGGTTGTGGGTGATCTCAACagattcgtatggtgattttggacttaggcgcgcgtccggattcagatttggaggtccgtagggtaaattgaagcatttcggcgaaagttggaaaagttgaagtttggagaaTGGAGGAGTTTGACCCATaattgacttttgtgatatcggggtcgaaatccgACCGAGAGCTGGAgcagctctgttatgtcattttggacttgtctgcaaaatttggcgtcattacgggttgatttggtaggttttggcacgagttttggaagttagaaggtttgaaagttcctaagttcaaTTCTTGGCGTGATTCGATGTTTCAGCATTGTTTAATATGATTTGAGACCTCATATTCAaaacgattgggtaagtgttcttcacctagaattgattatattccatgaatttgtctttatttttatcatttaatttgtgatttgggttgagtaaaatgttggtttttgaagaaaattcctaaaatgacaaatcgtgatttgaggggccggaattaaataaattt
This region includes:
- the LOC138876420 gene encoding uncharacterized protein, which gives rise to MPEDKQRRLERFGILQPPIFSGADGKDAHGFLDKCQRMLRTTGILETNGVAFTTYQFFGAAFTWWEDFERCRLVNATPLTWQQFSVLFLEKYVLQSFREELRRQFEWLHHGEMTVSQYELRFSKLARYTIWLVPTDR